The following coding sequences are from one Streptomyces sp. NBC_00536 window:
- a CDS encoding protein kinase domain-containing protein gives MAPEPEGNGAGMADGPEHWGAGGIVGDGRYRLTHRLGRGGMAEVFAAEDVRLGRTVAVKLLRADLAEDPVSKARFTREAQSVAGLNHHAVVAVYDSGEDRVGPNVVPYIVMELVEGRTIRDLLISAEAPGPDQALIIVSGVLEALAYSHQHGIVHRDIKPANVIITNTGAVKVMDFGIARALHGAQSTMTQTGMVMGTPQYLSPEQALGKAVDHRSDLYATGCLLYELLALRPPFTGETPLSVVYQHVQDAPVPPSQLPEGHMIPQELDGLVMRSLAKDPDDRFQSAEEMRGLVGYALQMLQDQGANTGTWNTGPVTMALPHGRGGGATTAMPMGNTGGRQQYPSNATTSQFHQPMVPPLNPDDGSAFPGGGGGYHDGGQGHGHGQGGSGGGRWKMVLFAVLAVIAIAGGVVYALDKTGNKSDSPNTQQSSSQSPPSSEQSAPSSPQDSPSDSTEPSRSRESWSSTPSRSRTPSFTPSPTPSFSESSNPPSETPSPPTPTKSTPKPSNTPSTGLPNSEG, from the coding sequence ATGGCACCCGAACCCGAGGGAAACGGCGCCGGGATGGCTGATGGTCCTGAGCATTGGGGCGCCGGCGGGATCGTGGGTGACGGCCGGTACCGGCTGACCCACCGTCTGGGGCGCGGTGGCATGGCGGAGGTGTTCGCCGCCGAGGACGTACGTCTCGGACGGACCGTCGCCGTGAAACTCCTGCGCGCGGACCTCGCCGAGGACCCGGTGTCCAAGGCCCGCTTCACCCGCGAGGCACAGTCGGTCGCGGGCCTCAACCACCACGCCGTCGTCGCCGTCTACGACTCGGGCGAGGACCGGGTCGGACCCAACGTCGTCCCGTACATCGTGATGGAGCTGGTCGAGGGCCGCACCATCCGCGACCTGCTGATCAGCGCCGAGGCGCCGGGCCCCGACCAGGCGCTGATCATCGTCTCCGGTGTGCTGGAGGCCCTGGCCTACTCGCACCAGCACGGCATCGTGCACCGCGACATCAAGCCCGCCAACGTCATCATCACCAACACCGGCGCGGTGAAGGTGATGGACTTCGGCATCGCGCGCGCCCTGCACGGCGCGCAGTCGACGATGACCCAGACCGGCATGGTCATGGGCACCCCGCAGTACCTCTCCCCGGAGCAGGCCCTCGGCAAGGCCGTCGACCACCGCTCCGACCTGTACGCGACCGGCTGCCTGCTGTACGAACTGCTCGCGCTGCGGCCCCCGTTCACCGGCGAGACCCCGCTGTCGGTGGTCTACCAGCACGTGCAGGACGCGCCCGTGCCGCCGTCGCAGCTGCCCGAGGGACACATGATCCCGCAGGAGCTCGACGGCCTGGTCATGCGGTCGTTGGCCAAGGACCCGGACGACCGGTTCCAGAGCGCCGAAGAGATGCGCGGACTGGTCGGGTACGCCCTCCAGATGCTCCAGGACCAGGGCGCGAACACGGGCACCTGGAACACCGGGCCGGTCACCATGGCGCTGCCGCACGGGCGGGGCGGGGGCGCGACCACGGCCATGCCGATGGGGAACACCGGCGGCCGCCAGCAGTACCCTTCCAACGCCACGACCTCGCAGTTCCATCAGCCGATGGTGCCGCCGCTCAACCCGGACGACGGCTCGGCCTTCCCCGGCGGCGGTGGTGGCTACCACGACGGCGGCCAGGGCCACGGACACGGCCAGGGCGGCTCCGGCGGCGGCCGCTGGAAGATGGTCCTGTTCGCGGTGCTCGCGGTGATCGCGATCGCGGGCGGGGTGGTCTACGCCCTGGACAAGACCGGGAACAAGAGCGACAGCCCCAACACCCAGCAGAGCAGCTCGCAGAGCCCGCCGAGCAGCGAGCAGAGCGCGCCGAGCAGCCCGCAGGACTCGCCCTCGGACTCGACCGAGCCCTCGCGTTCGCGCGAGAGCTGGTCGTCGACCCCGAGCCGCTCGCGGACGCCCAGCTTCACCCCGTCGCCGACGCCGTCGTTCTCGGAGTCCTCCAACCCGCCGTCGGAGACCCCGAGTCCTCCGACGCCGACGAAGTCGACCCCGAAGCCGTCGAACACTCCCTCAACCGGACTTCCCAACAGCGAGGGATAG
- a CDS encoding protein kinase domain-containing protein — protein MSQDGTEGRYAGGSLAGGRYQLRDLLGEGGMASVYLAYDSALDRQVAIKTLHSELGREQSFRERFRREAQAVAKLSHTNIVSVFDTGEGDLDGMLMPYIVMEYVEGQPLGSALQSDITQYGAMPAEKALKVTADVLAALETSHEMGLVHRDIKPGNVMMTKRGVVKVMDFGIARAMQSGVTSMTQTGMVVGTPQYLSPEQALGRAVDARSDLYSVGIMLFQLLTGRLPFEADSPLAIAYAHVQEEPVMPSSINRAVTPAMDSLVARALKKNPNERFPTAAAMRDEVLRVLSAGQTAAPSIVPGAPVSSGAGVSSAVFPPVDSGFQAPPPQSLQQPYQPSPYAPQQQTPPPHGYAYPPQQQHTPPPVPQQQHAQYAPHAPQTPPPFTISPVAQTGSASGGSGGSGNGRNTPVIVGSIVVALLAIGGLITAISMTGNDKKGGDSPSSASSASASASAKTGHKGPDTTRTIDAAKCKEATKSYKDATKVSAPDFRYKDVRSVKECIQAAGWKFTIQTRDEAVYGQDTVLEQLPNASADVPKDGAEFTLVVSTGDPQ, from the coding sequence ATGAGCCAGGACGGCACTGAGGGCCGGTACGCAGGCGGGTCCTTGGCCGGTGGCCGTTACCAGCTGCGGGACTTGCTCGGCGAGGGCGGCATGGCGTCCGTGTACCTCGCGTACGACTCCGCGCTCGACCGGCAGGTCGCGATCAAGACGCTCCACAGCGAGCTGGGCCGCGAGCAGTCCTTCCGCGAGCGCTTCCGCCGCGAGGCCCAGGCTGTAGCGAAACTGTCGCACACCAACATCGTGTCGGTGTTCGATACCGGCGAGGGTGACCTGGACGGCATGCTCATGCCGTACATCGTCATGGAGTACGTCGAGGGGCAGCCGCTCGGCTCCGCCCTCCAGTCGGACATCACGCAGTACGGGGCGATGCCCGCCGAGAAGGCGCTCAAGGTGACCGCCGACGTGCTGGCCGCCCTGGAGACCAGCCACGAGATGGGCCTGGTCCACCGGGACATCAAGCCGGGCAACGTGATGATGACCAAGCGCGGCGTGGTCAAGGTCATGGACTTCGGCATCGCGCGCGCCATGCAGTCCGGGGTCACCTCCATGACCCAGACCGGCATGGTCGTGGGCACCCCCCAGTACCTCTCCCCCGAGCAGGCCCTCGGCCGGGCCGTCGACGCCCGCTCCGACCTCTACTCCGTCGGCATCATGCTCTTCCAGCTGCTGACGGGCCGGCTGCCCTTCGAGGCGGACTCCCCGCTGGCGATCGCGTACGCGCACGTGCAGGAGGAGCCGGTCATGCCGTCCTCCATCAACCGCGCCGTGACGCCCGCGATGGACTCCCTGGTCGCCCGCGCGCTGAAGAAGAACCCGAACGAGCGCTTCCCCACGGCCGCCGCCATGCGCGACGAGGTCCTGCGGGTGCTGTCGGCCGGGCAGACCGCGGCCCCCTCGATCGTTCCGGGCGCGCCCGTGAGCAGTGGCGCCGGGGTGTCCTCGGCGGTCTTCCCGCCGGTGGACTCCGGCTTCCAGGCCCCGCCGCCGCAGTCCCTCCAGCAGCCGTACCAGCCGTCGCCGTACGCGCCGCAGCAGCAGACGCCGCCGCCGCACGGGTACGCGTACCCGCCCCAGCAGCAGCACACGCCGCCGCCGGTGCCCCAGCAGCAGCACGCGCAGTACGCCCCGCACGCGCCGCAGACCCCGCCGCCCTTCACCATCTCCCCGGTGGCGCAGACCGGCTCCGCGAGCGGCGGCAGCGGCGGTTCGGGCAACGGCCGGAACACCCCGGTGATCGTCGGTTCGATCGTGGTGGCGCTGCTCGCCATCGGCGGTCTGATCACGGCCATCTCGATGACCGGCAACGACAAGAAGGGCGGCGACAGCCCGTCCTCGGCGTCCTCCGCGAGCGCGTCGGCCTCGGCCAAGACCGGCCACAAGGGCCCGGACACCACCCGCACCATCGACGCGGCGAAGTGCAAGGAAGCCACCAAGTCGTACAAGGACGCGACCAAGGTCAGCGCCCCGGACTTCCGGTACAAGGACGTCCGCTCGGTGAAGGAGTGCATCCAGGCCGCGGGGTGGAAGTTCACCATCCAGACCCGCGACGAGGCGGTGTACGGCCAGGACACGGTGCTGGAGCAGCTGCCCAACGCGAGCGCCGACGTCCCGAAGGACGGCGCCGAGTTCACGCTGGTCGTCTCCACGGGAGACCCGCAGTAA
- a CDS encoding PadR family transcriptional regulator: MSIRHGLLALLERGPRYGSQLRTEFESRTGSTWPLNVGQVYTTLARLERDGLVTPSGADPAGHTLYVITDTGRQELRAWYERPVDRTSPPRDELSIKLAMAVGAPGVDIRAVIQAQRHATIRAMQDYTRLKAQALAAVESGKSQERDDVAWLLVIEQLIFQTEAEARWLDHSESRLVRLSVLAERGAVPPAPPTAAPEPERATATATPPQGEIPHA; this comes from the coding sequence ATGTCTATCCGTCATGGCCTCCTCGCCCTCCTGGAACGGGGACCTCGGTACGGCTCTCAGCTGCGCACCGAGTTCGAATCCCGTACCGGCTCCACCTGGCCGCTGAACGTCGGGCAGGTCTACACGACCCTCGCCCGGCTGGAACGTGACGGCCTGGTCACCCCGAGCGGCGCGGACCCCGCGGGCCACACGCTCTACGTCATCACCGACACCGGCCGCCAGGAACTGCGCGCCTGGTACGAGCGCCCCGTCGACCGCACCAGTCCGCCGCGCGACGAGCTGTCGATCAAGCTCGCGATGGCCGTGGGCGCCCCCGGTGTGGACATCCGCGCCGTCATCCAGGCCCAGCGCCACGCCACGATCCGGGCGATGCAGGACTACACCCGGCTCAAGGCGCAGGCACTCGCCGCCGTCGAGAGCGGGAAGTCGCAGGAGCGCGACGACGTGGCCTGGCTGCTCGTCATCGAACAGCTGATCTTCCAGACCGAGGCCGAGGCCCGGTGGCTCGACCACTCCGAATCCCGGCTGGTGCGGCTCTCCGTCCTGGCCGAGCGGGGAGCCGTGCCACCCGCACCACCGACGGCCGCACCCGAACCCGAACGCGCCACCGCCACCGCCACGCCGCCCCAGGGGGAAATCCCGCATGCCTGA
- a CDS encoding ABC transporter ATP-binding protein: protein MPDQHPHPYPHHGQTSGEQPRPVLQLDQLVRTHGSGATEVHALRGINLCVYPGELVAVMGPSGSGKSTLLTLAGGLDTPSSGRVIVEGTDITKANRKQLAALRRRSIGYVFQDYNLIPALTAAENVALPRELDGTSARKARVSALAALEEIGLAHLADRFPDEMSGGQQQRVAIARALVGDRRLVLADEPTGALDSETGESVLGLLRSRCEAGAAGILVTHEPRFAAWADRVVFVRDGSIADETLRCEADSLLSGLGNAQ from the coding sequence ATGCCTGACCAGCACCCGCACCCGTACCCGCACCACGGCCAAACCTCCGGGGAGCAGCCGCGGCCCGTCCTCCAGCTCGACCAGCTCGTCCGTACGCACGGCAGCGGCGCCACCGAGGTCCACGCCCTGCGCGGCATCAACCTCTGCGTCTACCCCGGTGAACTCGTCGCCGTCATGGGCCCCTCCGGCTCCGGCAAGTCCACCCTGCTGACCCTCGCGGGCGGCCTCGACACCCCCAGCAGCGGCCGGGTCATCGTCGAGGGCACCGACATCACCAAGGCGAACCGCAAGCAGCTGGCCGCCCTGCGCCGCCGCAGCATCGGCTACGTCTTCCAGGACTACAACCTCATACCGGCGCTCACCGCCGCCGAGAACGTGGCCCTGCCCCGCGAGCTGGACGGCACCTCCGCCCGCAAGGCCCGGGTCTCCGCCCTGGCCGCCCTGGAGGAGATAGGGCTCGCCCACCTCGCCGACCGCTTCCCCGACGAGATGTCCGGCGGCCAGCAGCAGCGCGTGGCCATCGCCCGCGCCCTGGTCGGCGACCGCCGCCTGGTCCTGGCCGACGAGCCGACCGGCGCCCTGGACTCGGAGACCGGCGAATCGGTCCTGGGCCTGCTGCGCTCCCGCTGCGAGGCGGGCGCCGCCGGAATCCTGGTCACCCACGAGCCGCGCTTCGCGGCCTGGGCGGACCGGGTGGTCTTCGTGCGCGACGGCAGCATCGCCGACGAAACCCTGCGCTGCGAGGCCGACTCCCTGCTGTCGGGGCTGGGGAACGCCCAGTGA
- a CDS encoding ABC transporter permease produces MRTWYHSWIAALRIARRDAWRAKGRSALVLAMLALPIIGVSAADLTLRSAELSPGQALDRKLGAADAEVRSSGFGVPLYQRPDGESYAPVGGYQNFTPPKDDERQDNAKAALPAGAESTKMSTAFAKIRTTHGLLGTDLREVDAASPLVTGLFTLVDGQLPRQPGEIIATTAFLDQAGYSVGSQVIPRGMKTSYTIVGAYELPSHLKATELLAPPGSLLEPLSRALTEAGLHANKGNLSYLVKVGGGGDGFTWNMVKEANTKGAIVLSRAVMLNPPADSDVPLYKQERRDDFEPRVGRATEMAIAATVVGLAMLEICLLAGPAFAVGARRSRRQLGLVGANGGDRRHIRAIVLSGGLVLGAVAAVIGTAIGVALTLGLRPLLEEQLGARFAGFNLKPLELAGVALLAVLTGLLAAIVPAVTASRQSVLASLTGRRGVRRSNRILPVLGLLALAGGVAIALYGTVSGMGFVVVAGGSAIAELGIVAMTAMLVGVFGRVGRWLPLSPRLALRDAVRNRGRTAPAVAAVLAAVAGTVAVATFQHSRDVQAAHEYVAKLPGGSGTVIVNEAGAHGDVPTVREALSRQYPLAVRADVDRIVVGKPGCEPYGPSAKDCGRADLIVPKEQRCPLNEAEHGPASFSLEEQKKLLGDWRCARSDNYARYSTVVSDEKLLTALAVTDPGTVSALKSGQAVSFDKRNVKDGKVTIRLVTDLDKAGKAQAAHKELPGQDKVFPVHEAPASADGYGIQLILPPAAVKTAGLTTAPFGSYFTVDGTVTSTQKQRLAGDLDKMGADAEVFVESGYQAPSDITLMALTLFAGLVTIGAAGIATGLAQADSEADLKTLAAVGAPPRVRRTLSGFQCGLVALMGVVLGSAAGILPAAGLRLVERRDLTRLYDSVVANGHEPAGAAPPWVPIVVPWQTLAELLVLVPLGAALLAALVTRSSGALARRAAG; encoded by the coding sequence GTGAGGACCTGGTACCACTCCTGGATCGCGGCCCTGCGGATCGCCCGCCGCGACGCCTGGCGCGCCAAGGGCCGCAGCGCCCTGGTCCTCGCCATGCTGGCACTGCCCATCATCGGTGTGAGCGCCGCCGACCTCACCCTGCGCAGCGCCGAACTCTCCCCGGGGCAGGCGCTGGACCGCAAGCTCGGCGCCGCCGACGCCGAGGTGCGCAGCTCGGGCTTCGGCGTCCCCCTCTACCAGCGGCCCGACGGCGAGAGCTACGCGCCCGTCGGCGGCTACCAGAACTTCACCCCGCCCAAGGACGACGAGCGGCAGGACAACGCCAAGGCCGCGCTCCCGGCCGGTGCCGAGAGCACCAAGATGAGCACCGCGTTCGCCAAGATCCGGACCACGCACGGACTCCTCGGCACCGATCTGCGCGAGGTGGACGCCGCCAGCCCGCTGGTCACGGGGCTGTTCACGCTGGTCGACGGGCAGCTGCCGCGGCAGCCCGGCGAGATCATCGCCACCACCGCGTTCCTCGACCAGGCCGGTTACTCCGTCGGCTCCCAGGTCATCCCGCGCGGCATGAAGACCTCCTACACGATCGTCGGCGCGTACGAGCTTCCCAGCCACCTCAAGGCCACGGAGCTGCTCGCCCCGCCCGGAAGCCTGCTGGAGCCGCTCTCCCGCGCCCTCACCGAAGCCGGGCTGCACGCCAACAAGGGCAATCTCTCCTACCTCGTGAAGGTCGGCGGCGGCGGCGATGGTTTCACGTGGAACATGGTCAAGGAGGCGAACACCAAGGGGGCGATCGTCCTCTCCCGCGCGGTCATGCTGAACCCGCCGGCCGACTCCGATGTGCCGCTGTACAAGCAGGAGCGCCGGGACGATTTCGAGCCCCGGGTGGGCCGGGCCACCGAGATGGCCATCGCCGCGACCGTCGTCGGTCTCGCCATGCTGGAGATCTGTCTGCTGGCCGGTCCCGCCTTCGCGGTCGGCGCCCGGCGCTCGCGCCGCCAGCTCGGTCTGGTCGGCGCCAACGGCGGCGACCGGCGGCACATCCGGGCGATCGTGCTCTCGGGCGGCCTGGTGCTCGGCGCCGTCGCCGCCGTGATCGGCACCGCCATCGGCGTGGCCCTCACCCTGGGCCTGCGGCCCCTGCTGGAGGAACAGCTCGGCGCCCGCTTCGCCGGGTTCAACCTCAAGCCGCTGGAACTCGCCGGTGTCGCCCTGCTGGCCGTGCTGACGGGCCTGCTGGCCGCGATCGTCCCGGCCGTCACCGCCTCCCGGCAGAGCGTCCTCGCCTCGCTCACCGGCCGCCGCGGGGTCCGCAGGTCCAACCGGATCCTGCCGGTCCTCGGTCTGCTCGCCCTCGCCGGGGGCGTCGCCATCGCCCTCTACGGCACGGTCTCCGGCATGGGCTTCGTGGTCGTCGCGGGCGGCAGCGCCATCGCCGAACTGGGCATCGTCGCCATGACCGCGATGCTGGTCGGCGTGTTCGGCCGAGTCGGCCGCTGGCTGCCGCTCTCGCCGCGGCTCGCCCTGCGCGACGCGGTGCGCAACCGCGGGCGCACGGCCCCCGCCGTCGCCGCCGTCCTGGCCGCCGTGGCCGGTACCGTCGCGGTGGCGACGTTCCAGCACAGCCGGGACGTACAGGCCGCGCACGAGTACGTCGCCAAGCTGCCCGGTGGCTCCGGCACCGTCATCGTGAACGAGGCCGGCGCCCACGGCGACGTGCCCACCGTGCGCGAGGCCCTGTCCCGGCAGTACCCGCTGGCCGTACGGGCCGATGTGGACCGGATCGTCGTCGGCAAGCCCGGATGCGAGCCGTACGGACCCTCCGCCAAGGACTGCGGCCGGGCCGACCTCATCGTGCCCAAGGAGCAGCGCTGCCCCCTGAACGAGGCCGAGCACGGACCCGCCTCCTTCAGCCTCGAAGAGCAGAAGAAGCTGCTCGGCGACTGGCGTTGCGCGCGCAGCGACAACTACGCCCGGTACTCGACGGTCGTCTCCGACGAAAAGCTGCTGACCGCGCTGGCGGTCACCGACCCGGGCACGGTCTCAGCCCTCAAATCCGGGCAGGCCGTCTCCTTCGACAAGCGCAACGTCAAGGACGGAAAGGTCACCATCCGGCTGGTCACCGACCTGGACAAGGCCGGCAAGGCCCAGGCCGCCCACAAGGAACTGCCGGGCCAGGACAAGGTGTTCCCCGTCCACGAGGCGCCGGCGAGCGCCGACGGGTACGGCATCCAGCTCATCCTGCCGCCCGCCGCCGTCAAGACGGCCGGGCTCACCACCGCCCCCTTCGGTTCGTACTTCACCGTCGACGGCACCGTGACCTCCACCCAGAAGCAGCGGCTCGCAGGCGACCTCGACAAGATGGGCGCGGACGCCGAGGTGTTCGTCGAATCGGGCTACCAGGCGCCCTCCGACATCACGTTGATGGCCCTGACCCTGTTCGCGGGCCTGGTCACCATCGGCGCGGCGGGCATCGCCACCGGTCTCGCCCAGGCGGACTCCGAGGCCGACCTGAAGACCCTGGCCGCGGTCGGCGCACCCCCGCGGGTGCGGCGCACGCTCAGCGGTTTCCAGTGCGGGTTGGTCGCCCTGATGGGCGTGGTCCTGGGCTCCGCGGCGGGCATCCTGCCCGCGGCCGGGCTCCGGCTCGTCGAGCGGCGCGACCTGACGCGCCTCTATGACAGCGTCGTCGCGAACGGACACGAGCCCGCGGGCGCGGCACCGCCCTGGGTGCCCATCGTGGTGCCGTGGCAGACCCTCGCCGAACTGCTGGTCCTGGTCCCGCTCGGGGCGGCCCTGCTCGCCGCGCTGGTCACCCGCTCCAGCGGCGCGCTGGCCCGCCGGGCCGCGGGCTGA
- a CDS encoding bacterial proteasome activator family protein, giving the protein MEMPRSERSQDSPPHVLILGQDGMAVGGADDESREVPVTEMVEQPAKVMRIGSMIKQLLEEVRAAPLDEASRVRLKDIHAASVKELEDGLAPELVEELERLSLPFTEEAIPSEAELRIAQAQLVGWLEGLFHGIQTALFAQQMAARAQLEQMRRALPPGAGHEDDEDGGHGAVRSGPYL; this is encoded by the coding sequence ATGGAGATGCCGAGGAGTGAACGGTCGCAGGACAGCCCCCCGCACGTCCTGATCCTGGGACAGGACGGGATGGCGGTCGGCGGCGCCGATGACGAGTCTCGCGAGGTCCCGGTGACGGAAATGGTCGAACAACCCGCCAAGGTCATGCGGATCGGCAGCATGATCAAGCAGCTCCTTGAAGAGGTCCGCGCCGCTCCTCTCGACGAGGCCAGCCGCGTCCGTCTCAAGGACATCCACGCGGCTTCGGTCAAGGAGCTGGAAGACGGACTGGCCCCCGAGCTGGTCGAGGAACTGGAGCGGCTCTCCCTGCCGTTCACCGAGGAAGCCATCCCTTCCGAGGCCGAACTGCGCATCGCGCAGGCCCAGTTGGTGGGCTGGCTCGAAGGCCTCTTCCACGGCATCCAGACCGCCCTGTTCGCCCAGCAGATGGCGGCCCGCGCCCAGTTGGAGCAGATGCGCCGCGCGCTGCCCCCCGGCGCCGGACACGAGGACGACGAGGACGGCGGCCACGGGGCCGTCCGTTCCGGGCCGTACCTCTAG
- a CDS encoding NTP transferase domain-containing protein, giving the protein MTYHAIVLAGGAARRLGGADKPALSVGGRALLDRVLDACADAADTVVVGGRRPTSRPVRWAREEPPGGGPLAALAAGLRHTDAEVVLVLSADLPFLDRGTVRALRTAVTGAGTAGTPVDGALLRDADGRDQPLVAAYRTASLRRATALLAAEHGGLTGLPLRALTAGLELARVSAAAPLASFDCDTWDDLAAARARIREHGSVLDEWITAVKNELGIDVAVDTKTLLDLARDAAHGVARPAAPLTTFLVGYAAAHAEATGADPAEAVAEASRKAAALALRWAAEADPAGGTGSG; this is encoded by the coding sequence ATGACGTACCACGCGATCGTGTTGGCCGGTGGCGCCGCGCGACGGCTCGGCGGCGCCGACAAGCCCGCCTTGAGCGTCGGCGGCCGGGCCCTGCTCGACCGGGTGCTCGACGCCTGCGCCGACGCGGCCGACACGGTCGTGGTCGGCGGCCGCCGGCCCACCTCCCGGCCGGTGCGCTGGGCCCGCGAGGAACCGCCAGGCGGCGGCCCGCTGGCCGCGCTGGCCGCCGGACTGCGGCACACCGACGCCGAGGTGGTGCTCGTCCTCTCCGCGGACCTGCCGTTCCTGGACCGCGGGACGGTACGGGCGCTGCGCACCGCCGTCACCGGGGCCGGTACGGCGGGCACACCGGTCGACGGGGCCCTGCTGCGCGACGCCGACGGACGGGACCAGCCGCTCGTCGCCGCCTACCGGACCGCGTCCCTGCGCCGCGCGACCGCCCTGCTGGCCGCCGAACACGGCGGCCTCACCGGACTGCCGCTGCGCGCACTGACCGCCGGGCTGGAGCTGGCCCGGGTGAGCGCGGCCGCACCCCTGGCCTCCTTCGACTGCGACACCTGGGACGATCTCGCGGCCGCGCGTGCCCGGATCAGGGAGCATGGGTCCGTGCTGGACGAATGGATCACCGCCGTCAAGAACGAGCTGGGCATCGACGTCGCCGTCGACACCAAGACCCTGCTCGACCTCGCCCGTGACGCCGCCCACGGCGTCGCCCGTCCCGCCGCTCCGCTGACCACCTTCCTGGTCGGTTACGCGGCGGCGCATGCCGAAGCCACCGGGGCCGACCCCGCCGAAGCGGTCGCCGAGGCCTCCCGCAAGGCCGCCGCGCTGGCCCTGCGGTGGGCGGCCGAAGCCGACCCCGCGGGCGGGACCGGCTCGGGATGA
- a CDS encoding molybdopterin molybdotransferase MoeA, giving the protein MTPADATDAERALDEALAALTGPAPVTSRHAAPVPAGAAGCGAGPAADPAHADPGGTGPGPAADATAAPAAPVPDAGLPDAVAADSPEPDAEKPVGGVARGSLERDVDEALALVSRTPKGKGGGGHRAAAWSRAAETAARAGALAPVDTHHVPLADALGEVLVTPLDALTDLPSFDTSAMDGWAVSGPGPWTVRLGGGVLAGSDRPQPLACGEAVRIATGARVPADTTAVIRSEHAHTDADPGRLHADRAVVTGQDIRPRAQECRSGDLLLPAGALVTPAVLGLAAAAGYDRLHTRPRPRVEILVLGDELLTEGRPHDGLIRDALSPMLGPWLRQFGAEVIDTRRLGDDPEGAEALYRAVTGSTADLVVTTGGTASGPVDHVHPVLARAGAELLVDGVAVRPGHPMLLARLADRAPDQKAVRHLVGLPGNPLAAVSGLLTLAEPLLRALAGRPPRHHYTVPVRDEVPGHPYDTRLVPVLLTTDHAVPLHYNGPAMLRGIAAADALIVVPPGGVRAGQDVEVLDLPWATGGCFT; this is encoded by the coding sequence ATGACCCCCGCCGACGCCACCGACGCCGAACGCGCCCTGGACGAAGCACTGGCCGCGCTCACCGGCCCCGCCCCCGTGACCTCGCGCCATGCCGCCCCGGTCCCGGCCGGGGCCGCCGGATGCGGAGCGGGACCGGCCGCCGACCCGGCACACGCCGACCCGGGCGGTACGGGCCCGGGCCCGGCCGCCGACGCCACCGCGGCACCCGCCGCCCCGGTGCCGGACGCCGGGCTGCCGGACGCCGTGGCGGCGGACAGCCCGGAGCCGGATGCGGAGAAGCCTGTCGGTGGCGTGGCCCGCGGCAGCCTGGAGCGGGACGTCGACGAGGCGCTCGCCCTGGTCAGCCGTACCCCGAAGGGCAAGGGCGGCGGCGGGCACCGCGCGGCGGCCTGGTCCCGGGCCGCGGAGACCGCGGCCCGGGCCGGTGCCCTCGCCCCCGTCGACACCCACCACGTCCCGCTCGCCGACGCCCTCGGCGAGGTCCTCGTGACCCCGCTGGACGCGCTGACCGACCTGCCGTCCTTCGACACCTCCGCCATGGACGGCTGGGCCGTGTCCGGCCCCGGCCCCTGGACGGTGCGGCTCGGCGGCGGGGTCCTGGCGGGCTCCGACCGGCCGCAGCCCCTCGCCTGCGGTGAGGCCGTACGGATCGCCACCGGGGCCCGGGTCCCCGCCGACACCACCGCCGTGATCCGCAGCGAGCACGCCCACACCGACGCCGACCCCGGCCGGCTGCACGCCGACCGCGCCGTGGTCACCGGCCAGGACATCCGCCCGCGCGCCCAGGAGTGCCGCTCCGGCGACCTGCTGCTGCCCGCCGGAGCCCTGGTCACCCCGGCCGTCCTGGGGCTGGCCGCCGCCGCCGGGTACGACCGGCTCCACACCCGGCCCCGCCCCCGCGTGGAGATCCTGGTGCTGGGCGACGAACTGCTCACCGAAGGCCGCCCGCACGACGGGCTGATCCGGGACGCCCTCAGCCCGATGCTCGGCCCCTGGCTCCGCCAGTTCGGCGCCGAGGTCATCGACACCCGCCGCCTCGGCGACGACCCCGAGGGCGCCGAAGCGCTCTACCGGGCCGTCACCGGTTCCACCGCCGACCTGGTCGTCACCACCGGTGGCACCGCCTCCGGCCCCGTCGACCACGTCCACCCCGTGCTGGCCCGGGCGGGCGCCGAACTGCTGGTGGACGGGGTCGCCGTACGCCCGGGTCACCCCATGCTGCTGGCCCGGCTCGCCGACCGCGCCCCCGACCAGAAGGCCGTCCGGCACCTGGTCGGGCTGCCCGGAAACCCGCTGGCCGCCGTCTCCGGCCTGCTCACCCTCGCCGAACCGCTGCTGCGCGCCCTCGCCGGGCGCCCGCCCCGCCACCACTACACCGTTCCCGTACGCGACGAGGTGCCCGGTCACCCGTACGACACCCGGCTCGTCCCGGTCCTGCTCACCACCGACCACGCGGTGCCGCTGCACTACAACGGTCCGGCGATGCTGCGCGGGATCGCGGCCGCGGACGCGCTGATCGTCGTACCGCCGGGCGGGGTACGGGCCGGACAGGACGTGGAGGTCCTCGACCTGCCCTGGGCGACAGGGGGATGTTTCACGTGA